One Micromonospora sp. FIMYZ51 genomic window carries:
- a CDS encoding DUF6010 family protein has translation MRLLIVVCYVCLNSLIREPHRRRFNAIMIAGAGAAYLSGGGLGGWEFPFVAVLVCVAYRGLESWRWIGVGWLLHTGWDVVHHLKGSPIIPFVPDSSFGCAVCDPVIALWCLTGGWSIRDLPRLLSSSTRSSARSADPNQVISAPAGRR, from the coding sequence CAACTCGCTGATCCGGGAACCACACCGTCGCCGGTTCAACGCGATCATGATCGCCGGGGCGGGTGCGGCGTACCTCAGCGGCGGTGGGCTCGGCGGATGGGAGTTCCCGTTCGTGGCGGTGCTGGTCTGCGTGGCCTACCGAGGGCTGGAGTCGTGGCGGTGGATCGGCGTCGGCTGGTTGCTGCACACCGGCTGGGACGTGGTGCACCATCTCAAGGGCAGCCCGATCATCCCGTTCGTGCCCGACTCGTCGTTCGGCTGCGCGGTCTGCGACCCGGTCATCGCGCTCTGGTGCCTGACCGGCGGCTGGTCGATCCGAGACCTGCCTCGCCTGCTGTCCAGCTCGACCCGGAGTTCGGCCCGAAGCGCCGACCCGAACCAGGTGATCTCCGCCCCGGCCGGCCGCCGCTGA